In Ferribacterium limneticum, a genomic segment contains:
- a CDS encoding phenol hydroxylase subunit P4 yields the protein MALTSTKPYVGVPRDVVQNFNGKQIVYVCWDHHMLFATPLLLVVEPGMSFGDLLENVVRPLIGADPDAAVVDLASVAWLKAGQPWKPDPAASLAANGIVHKEQLRFSTPGVNSLLAAA from the coding sequence ATGGCATTGACTTCAACCAAGCCCTACGTCGGCGTTCCGCGTGACGTGGTGCAAAACTTCAATGGCAAGCAGATCGTTTATGTTTGCTGGGATCACCACATGTTGTTCGCGACGCCGCTGCTGCTCGTTGTCGAGCCGGGGATGAGCTTTGGCGATCTGCTGGAGAATGTCGTCAGGCCGCTGATTGGGGCTGATCCGGATGCGGCGGTGGTGGATCTGGCTTCGGTCGCATGGCTGAAGGCCGGCCAGCCGTGGAAGCCTGATCCGGCTGCCAGTTTGGCGGCTAATGGGATTGTTCATAAGGAGCAATTGCGTTTCAGTACGCCGGGGGTTAATTCGCTGCTGGCGGCGGCTTAA
- a CDS encoding aromatic/alkene monooxygenase hydroxylase subunit beta, producing MQIDLRTVSIKQQRNTFDHLARRFGDKPASRYQEASYDIQATENLHYRPTWDPDQLIYDASITKIVMADWYALKDPRQYFYNNYTLARARQQETAEANFSFVESRALADMLPDELKQIALDVLVPLRHAAWGANMNNSFISGYGYAAIFTQACMFHAMDNLGIAQYLSRLGLLLGDQEALTEGKTAWLDDEAWQPMRRYIEDCLVVRDPFELFVAQNVALDGLLYPLVYERIVDGHLSSQGASAVAMLCQFMNDWFDETRKWVDAVMKVAAAESEHNRAILQEWTEKWSTRAAAAMLPVVRKALGADAEEVVGEEVAAFKARLKKVGVEI from the coding sequence ATGCAAATCGATCTTCGCACCGTCAGCATCAAGCAGCAGCGCAACACCTTTGATCATCTGGCGCGCCGCTTCGGCGACAAGCCGGCCTCGCGCTACCAGGAGGCCAGCTACGACATCCAGGCGACCGAAAACCTGCACTACCGGCCGACCTGGGATCCCGATCAGCTGATCTACGATGCCTCGATCACCAAAATCGTCATGGCCGACTGGTATGCGCTGAAGGATCCGCGCCAGTACTTTTACAACAACTACACGCTGGCCCGCGCCCGCCAGCAGGAAACGGCCGAAGCAAATTTCAGCTTCGTCGAAAGCCGTGCTCTGGCCGACATGTTGCCGGACGAGTTGAAACAGATTGCGCTGGATGTGCTGGTTCCCCTGCGCCATGCCGCCTGGGGCGCCAACATGAACAATTCCTTCATCTCGGGCTATGGCTACGCCGCCATCTTTACCCAGGCGTGCATGTTCCACGCCATGGACAACCTCGGCATCGCCCAGTACCTGTCGCGCCTCGGTTTGCTGCTCGGCGATCAGGAGGCGCTGACCGAAGGCAAGACCGCCTGGCTGGACGATGAAGCCTGGCAGCCGATGCGCCGCTATATCGAGGATTGCCTGGTCGTGCGCGATCCCTTCGAATTGTTCGTCGCCCAGAACGTGGCGCTCGACGGCCTGCTCTATCCGCTGGTCTATGAGCGCATCGTCGATGGCCACCTGTCATCCCAAGGCGCGTCGGCCGTGGCCATGCTCTGCCAGTTCATGAACGACTGGTTCGATGAAACCCGCAAGTGGGTCGATGCCGTCATGAAAGTGGCCGCCGCCGAGTCGGAGCACAACCGCGCCATCCTGCAGGAGTGGACGGAAAAGTGGAGCACCCGGGCCGCTGCCGCCATGTTGCCGGTTGTCCGCAAAGCGTTGGGGGCGGATGCCGAAGAAGTCGTCGGCGAAGAAGTCGCCGCCTTCAAGGCGCGCCTGAAAAAAGTCGGCGTGGAAATCTGA
- a CDS encoding catechol 2,3-dioxygenase, whose amino-acid sequence MAMTGVLRPGHAQVRVLDLEEAVTFYRDVLGLVETGRDTQGRVYFKCWDERDHNSYVIRQADRAGLDFFGFRVLDKATLDKLDADLQAYGLKTERIPAGEMLETGERVRFTLPSGHVMELYAEKSKIGNGIPLVNPAPWSKARDNGIAPTRLDHCLLYGPNVAEVQKIFTEVLGFYLVERVLTPDGNGNAAIWLSCGQKVHDIAFAEYPEPGKLHHCSFLMESWEQVLRGGDIMSMNAVPVDIGPTRHGVTRGCTIYAWDPSGNRFETFFGGHLPYPDYEPMTWTFDNFGQGLDYPQRKLHETFLTVVS is encoded by the coding sequence ATGGCAATGACAGGCGTACTTCGCCCGGGGCATGCACAGGTTCGCGTGCTGGATCTGGAAGAGGCAGTGACTTTTTATCGCGACGTTCTAGGTCTGGTCGAAACCGGCCGTGACACCCAGGGGCGCGTCTATTTCAAATGCTGGGACGAGCGCGACCACAACAGCTATGTGATCCGTCAGGCCGACCGGGCCGGCCTCGATTTCTTCGGCTTCCGCGTGCTCGACAAGGCAACGCTCGACAAGCTCGATGCCGACCTGCAGGCCTACGGCCTCAAGACCGAGCGCATCCCGGCCGGTGAAATGCTGGAAACCGGCGAGCGCGTCCGCTTCACGCTGCCTTCCGGCCATGTCATGGAGCTGTATGCCGAGAAGTCCAAGATCGGCAATGGCATTCCCCTGGTCAATCCGGCGCCGTGGAGCAAGGCGCGCGATAACGGCATCGCGCCGACGCGCCTCGACCACTGCCTGCTCTACGGCCCGAATGTCGCCGAAGTGCAGAAGATTTTCACCGAAGTGCTCGGTTTCTATCTGGTCGAACGCGTCCTGACGCCGGATGGCAATGGCAATGCGGCGATCTGGCTGTCCTGCGGCCAAAAGGTGCACGACATCGCTTTCGCCGAGTATCCGGAACCCGGCAAACTGCACCACTGCTCATTCCTCATGGAAAGCTGGGAGCAGGTCCTGCGCGGCGGCGACATCATGTCGATGAATGCCGTACCGGTCGATATCGGCCCGACCCGCCACGGCGTGACCCGTGGCTGCACCATCTACGCTTGGGACCCGTCCGGCAACCGTTTCGAAACCTTCTTTGGCGGCCACCTACCGTACCCCGACTACGAGCCGATGACCTGGACTTTCGACAACTTCGGCCAGGGGCTCGATTACCCGCAACGCAAGCTGCACGAGACTTTCCTGACTGTCGTCAGCTGA
- a CDS encoding aromatic/alkene/methane monooxygenase hydroxylase/oxygenase subunit alpha: MDMQVAKKKLSLKEKYKLLTRDLGWDTTYHTKDEVFPYVQYEGIKIHDWDKWEDPFRLTMDSYWKYQAEKERKFYAIIDAHAQNNGHLNITDARYLSALKIFLQAISPGEYAAGKGFARMGREFPGVGTQVACQMQSIDEIRHAQTQIHALSNYNKFYNGFHAFADARDRMWYCTLPRSFFDDALSSGPFEFMIAIGFSFEYVLTNLLFVPFMSGAAYNGDMATVTFGFSAQSDEARHMTLGLECIKFMLEQDPANLPIVQGWIDKWFWRGFRLLGVVGTMMDYMLPKRVMSWREAWNIYGVENGGALFRDLARYGIRPPKGWDDAEKGIDHMSHQFMLALYQYNFGTAFHSWIPSEDEMEWLSKKYPDTFDKYYRPRWAHLSKLKAAGTPFANMGLAKLCQTCQIPTVFTEPDDPTSLCQRETEYKGEKYHFCSDGCQHIFENEPEKYIQAWLPMQQLFQAPINGDLGAWMNWVSLVPGKDNGDFDGSEDERNFAAWRQQTTSNQ; this comes from the coding sequence ATGGACATGCAAGTTGCCAAGAAGAAACTCAGCCTGAAAGAAAAATACAAGCTGCTGACCCGCGACCTCGGCTGGGACACGACCTATCACACCAAGGACGAAGTCTTTCCCTACGTTCAGTACGAAGGCATCAAGATTCACGATTGGGATAAGTGGGAAGACCCCTTCCGCCTGACCATGGATTCGTACTGGAAATACCAGGCCGAGAAGGAGCGCAAGTTCTACGCGATCATCGATGCTCACGCCCAGAACAACGGTCACCTGAACATCACCGATGCCCGCTACCTGAGCGCCCTGAAGATTTTCCTGCAGGCCATCAGCCCGGGCGAATACGCCGCCGGCAAGGGCTTTGCCCGGATGGGTCGGGAATTCCCGGGCGTCGGCACGCAGGTCGCCTGCCAGATGCAGTCGATCGACGAGATCCGTCACGCCCAGACGCAGATTCACGCGCTGTCGAACTACAACAAGTTCTACAACGGCTTCCACGCCTTCGCCGACGCCCGTGACCGCATGTGGTACTGCACGCTGCCGCGCTCCTTCTTCGACGACGCGCTGTCGTCCGGGCCGTTCGAATTCATGATCGCCATCGGCTTCAGCTTCGAATACGTGCTGACCAACCTGCTCTTCGTTCCCTTCATGTCCGGTGCTGCCTACAACGGTGACATGGCGACGGTGACCTTCGGTTTCTCGGCGCAATCCGACGAAGCCCGTCACATGACGCTCGGCCTCGAGTGCATCAAGTTCATGCTCGAGCAGGACCCGGCCAATCTGCCGATCGTCCAGGGCTGGATCGACAAATGGTTCTGGCGCGGCTTCCGCCTGCTCGGCGTGGTCGGCACGATGATGGACTACATGCTGCCGAAGCGCGTCATGTCCTGGCGCGAGGCGTGGAATATCTACGGCGTCGAGAACGGCGGCGCCCTGTTCCGCGATCTGGCGCGCTACGGCATTCGCCCGCCCAAGGGCTGGGACGACGCCGAGAAGGGCATCGATCACATGTCGCACCAGTTCATGCTGGCGCTTTATCAATACAACTTTGGCACGGCTTTCCATAGCTGGATTCCGTCCGAGGACGAAATGGAATGGCTGTCGAAGAAGTATCCCGACACCTTCGACAAGTACTACCGTCCGCGCTGGGCCCACCTCAGCAAGCTCAAGGCCGCCGGCACGCCGTTCGCCAACATGGGCCTGGCCAAGCTGTGCCAGACCTGCCAGATCCCGACCGTGTTCACCGAGCCGGACGATCCGACCTCGCTGTGCCAGCGCGAAACCGAATACAAGGGCGAGAAATACCACTTCTGCTCGGACGGTTGCCAGCACATCTTCGAGAACGAGCCGGAAAAGTACATCCAGGCCTGGCTACCCATGCAGCAGCTCTTCCAGGCGCCGATCAACGGCGATCTCGGGGCGTGGATGAACTGGGTCAGCCTGGTTCCGGGCAAGGACAACGGGGATTTCGACGGCTCCGAGGACGAGCGCAATTTCGCAGCCTGGCGCCAGCAGACGACCAGCAATCAGTGA
- a CDS encoding DUF1329 domain-containing protein, giving the protein MKKTMIPLLLAGLVGSAFAATEADVENTFNPYKAGMPSAPGVTPGTVITKANADQFKDVLSVGLYKLLKDGAFEMKVGPTTQFMINSSYINATKANLNKTKLGSKAGENLTGYVAGRPFPEEPDAKDPRAGEKLAWNYKYGVNWGDGAVISPFYWRYRNMTTGQIEKTIKYDFHFLNFMHRTKDAPIPEFTPNPSGLYRAIYVKANEPQDLKNTQLLIQRFEDDSKLDDAYLYLGFQRRVRRLAQGQVTDSFLGSDLMIEDFEGYNGRVSDMKWNYKGTKNMLLPMWNHNELKLSDEFKEADGYKFVNYGGQGGCFPDGTWQLRKVYVLEAVPVNPNHPISKRTFYMDAQLQNLNGAIDIYDRKGELWKAFSVGKSHPDHHLPVNKGSGIGIDDGVIMVDVQAKHCTTAQFKGQVDPKKAPPGLFQVQNLRGGD; this is encoded by the coding sequence ATGAAAAAAACCATGATTCCTCTGCTCTTGGCGGGCTTGGTCGGTTCGGCATTCGCTGCTACGGAAGCCGATGTCGAAAATACCTTCAATCCCTACAAGGCTGGCATGCCCAGCGCGCCGGGTGTGACACCCGGTACGGTGATCACCAAGGCCAATGCCGACCAGTTCAAGGACGTCCTGTCGGTTGGTCTGTACAAACTGCTCAAGGATGGCGCTTTTGAAATGAAAGTGGGTCCTACCACCCAGTTCATGATCAACAGCAGCTACATCAACGCGACCAAGGCCAATCTGAACAAGACCAAGCTGGGCTCCAAGGCCGGCGAGAATCTGACGGGTTACGTAGCCGGTCGTCCATTCCCCGAGGAACCGGATGCGAAGGATCCGCGTGCGGGCGAAAAGCTGGCCTGGAACTACAAGTACGGTGTGAACTGGGGCGACGGTGCGGTCATTTCTCCGTTCTACTGGCGTTACCGCAACATGACCACCGGGCAGATCGAGAAGACCATCAAGTATGACTTCCACTTCCTGAACTTCATGCATCGCACCAAGGATGCGCCGATTCCGGAATTCACGCCGAATCCGTCCGGTCTGTACCGTGCGATTTACGTCAAGGCCAACGAGCCGCAGGATCTGAAGAATACGCAGTTGCTGATCCAGCGTTTCGAAGACGACAGCAAGCTCGACGACGCCTACCTGTATCTGGGCTTCCAGCGTCGCGTCCGTCGTCTGGCCCAGGGGCAGGTGACCGATTCCTTCCTCGGCTCCGATCTGATGATCGAAGACTTCGAAGGCTACAACGGCCGCGTTTCCGACATGAAGTGGAACTACAAGGGCACCAAGAACATGCTGTTGCCGATGTGGAACCACAACGAACTCAAGCTTTCCGATGAGTTCAAGGAAGCCGATGGCTACAAGTTCGTGAACTACGGCGGCCAGGGCGGCTGCTTCCCGGATGGCACCTGGCAGTTGCGCAAGGTCTATGTTCTGGAAGCCGTGCCGGTCAACCCGAATCACCCGATCAGCAAGCGGACTTTCTACATGGATGCCCAGTTGCAGAACCTGAACGGTGCCATCGACATTTACGACCGCAAGGGCGAACTGTGGAAGGCTTTCAGCGTTGGCAAGTCGCATCCTGACCATCACCTGCCGGTCAACAAGGGCTCGGGTATCGGTATCGATGACGGCGTGATCATGGTTGACGTCCAGGCCAAGCACTGCACGACCGCCCAGTTCAAGGGCCAGGTCGATCCGAAGAAGGCGCCTCCGGGCCTCTTCCAGGTTCAGAACCTGCGCGGCGGGGATTAA
- a CDS encoding MmoB/DmpM family protein produces the protein MSTVFIALQANEDTRPIIDAIVQDNPTAIVNRQPAMVKIDVPGSMTIRRETIEEHIGRAYDLQELQINLITLSGNVDEDEDSFTLRWNA, from the coding sequence ATGTCGACCGTATTCATTGCCCTGCAAGCCAACGAAGACACGCGTCCGATCATCGACGCCATCGTGCAAGACAACCCGACTGCCATCGTCAATCGCCAGCCGGCCATGGTCAAGATCGACGTTCCCGGTTCGATGACCATCCGTCGCGAAACCATCGAGGAACACATAGGCCGCGCCTACGACCTGCAGGAACTGCAGATCAACCTGATCACCCTCTCCGGCAATGTCGACGAGGACGAAGACAGCTTCACCCTGCGCTGGAATGCCTGA
- a CDS encoding LysR substrate-binding domain-containing protein: protein MDLRHLKYFIAVAEELNIGRAALRLCISQPPLTRQIQQLEEELGVQLFIRTPRGVELTQAGEMFYEEATNIRALVEQAIERTKRAGQGKLGRLDIGIFGTGILGTIPRLLQLFKDTNPDVVVSLHTLSKSEQIEALRQRRITIGFNRMLVPLPDITTELIMREPLYLVISADHPLARLDSVPFMEVAKYPLVLFPSGARPNFVDRIVQLCGNMGVTPQISQVVGDAVTGMALVAGGFGMTIVPKSATTISLPGVVCRPFRDAISATVDLSCIYRTDDHSPILQAFLASVQKFREAPSD, encoded by the coding sequence ATGGACCTGCGCCACCTCAAATATTTCATCGCCGTTGCCGAGGAACTGAATATCGGACGTGCCGCGCTGCGCCTGTGCATCTCGCAGCCGCCGCTGACCCGGCAGATTCAGCAACTGGAAGAGGAACTCGGCGTCCAGCTGTTCATACGCACGCCACGCGGCGTCGAGCTGACCCAGGCCGGCGAGATGTTCTACGAGGAGGCGACCAATATCCGCGCCCTCGTCGAGCAGGCCATCGAGCGCACCAAGCGGGCCGGCCAGGGCAAGCTCGGGCGGCTCGACATCGGCATTTTCGGCACCGGCATCCTGGGCACCATTCCCAGGCTGCTGCAGCTGTTCAAGGACACCAACCCGGATGTCGTCGTCTCGCTGCACACCCTGTCGAAATCGGAACAGATCGAAGCGCTGCGCCAGCGCCGCATCACCATCGGCTTCAACCGCATGCTCGTGCCGCTGCCCGACATCACGACCGAACTGATCATGCGCGAGCCGCTCTACCTCGTGATCAGCGCGGACCACCCGCTGGCCCGGCTCGACTCGGTGCCGTTCATGGAAGTCGCCAAGTACCCGCTGGTTTTGTTCCCGTCGGGCGCCCGCCCCAACTTCGTCGATCGCATCGTCCAGCTGTGCGGGAACATGGGCGTCACGCCGCAGATTTCCCAGGTGGTCGGCGACGCCGTGACCGGCATGGCGCTCGTCGCCGGCGGCTTCGGCATGACCATCGTGCCCAAGTCGGCCACCACCATCAGCCTGCCCGGCGTCGTCTGCCGGCCATTCCGCGACGCCATTTCGGCCACCGTGGACCTCAGCTGCATTTACCGCACCGACGATCACTCACCGATCCTGCAGGCCTTCCTGGCCAGCGTGCAGAAGTTCCGGGAAGCGCCCAGCGACTAG
- a CDS encoding efflux RND transporter permease subunit, which produces MVAQTRHAITHALHQGEEWIFRNPKIVLSLVLAVTILFSMALPSLRVFTDFADLLPQNHGYIKVYNRLKENFGGANMIVMSVEVDKGTIFNDETLQLIHEATQGVDNLPSVNHNLVSSLTHRTARKVFLDDQGGFASESYYDPLKPKRTVAELEQLRNDVIANPTIYGLLVSPDMKAALIKAQMNEGSIDYPTTFAALQKVRETLARPGHQIYVTGNPVLTGWVYTYLNQIVEIMMWTLLLLSALLILYFRRFYGVALPLLGIALSSIWGLGFMAAMGINLEPLSLPIPFLIAARATSHGVQLVVRYYEELAIVHDGKKAARNALDALFRPGSLAIIVDAVGIAVLVLGAAPFNHKLGLAAGFWGFSVIFTVHFMVPLALTILPAPKNHKNGNEGIRAFLGKAMSLTGGTDGGARSILILTLIGAIGGTYFVSKVQLGESEPGSPLLHLSHDFNVSTKAINTRFPGSEELHVAARTDEKGGIKRPEVMAAIERFQAHMLSDPTLGGTKAMPGVLRVVNKLTHNDDPRWMQLPDTADEIGGLMFAYMASSPIPGALKEFVTSDENEANMVFYYKDHQAETINRIVALAEEGIKKIEAEVPGLHIELGGGIIGVTAAGNQALHTDHMIIIPAVMLLAFFIVMIYYSSLHAGWLMVLPMLFSTLMTYAYMGALNIGISVNTVPVIAVGVGVGIDYAVYFMDRIREEYAVMRDMKKAVITAVATTGYAVSFTAVTLIAGVVMWIFMSDLRFQSDAAILLSFMLIVNAIAAVLIVPSWCVVFKPKFVTAVHYDEDGVLEND; this is translated from the coding sequence ATGGTTGCACAAACACGTCACGCCATTACCCACGCCCTGCATCAGGGCGAGGAATGGATTTTCCGCAATCCGAAGATCGTCCTGTCGCTGGTTCTGGCCGTCACCATCCTGTTCAGCATGGCGCTGCCCAGCCTGCGCGTGTTCACCGACTTTGCCGATCTGCTGCCGCAGAACCACGGCTACATCAAGGTCTACAACCGCCTGAAAGAAAACTTCGGCGGTGCCAACATGATCGTCATGTCGGTCGAAGTCGACAAGGGCACCATCTTCAACGATGAAACCCTGCAACTCATTCACGAGGCCACCCAAGGCGTCGACAACCTGCCGAGCGTCAACCACAACCTCGTCAGCAGCCTGACGCACCGTACGGCGCGCAAGGTCTTCCTCGACGATCAGGGCGGTTTCGCCTCCGAGTCCTACTACGATCCGCTCAAGCCGAAGCGGACGGTGGCCGAACTCGAGCAACTCAGAAACGACGTCATCGCCAACCCGACCATCTACGGCCTGCTCGTTTCGCCGGACATGAAGGCGGCGCTGATCAAGGCCCAGATGAACGAGGGCTCGATCGACTACCCGACCACCTTCGCCGCCTTGCAGAAAGTCCGCGAGACGCTGGCCCGGCCGGGGCATCAAATCTATGTGACGGGGAATCCGGTACTGACCGGCTGGGTCTATACCTATCTCAACCAGATCGTCGAGATCATGATGTGGACGCTGCTCCTGCTGTCCGCCCTGCTGATTCTCTACTTCCGGCGCTTCTACGGCGTTGCGCTGCCACTACTTGGTATCGCCCTGTCCTCGATCTGGGGCCTTGGCTTCATGGCGGCGATGGGTATCAACCTTGAGCCGCTGTCCCTGCCGATTCCCTTCCTGATCGCCGCCCGCGCAACCTCGCACGGCGTGCAACTGGTCGTGCGCTACTACGAGGAACTGGCCATCGTCCATGATGGCAAGAAGGCCGCCCGCAACGCGCTGGATGCCTTGTTCCGTCCCGGTTCGCTAGCCATCATCGTCGATGCGGTGGGTATCGCCGTGCTTGTGCTGGGCGCTGCCCCTTTCAACCACAAGCTCGGTCTGGCCGCCGGCTTCTGGGGCTTCTCGGTGATCTTCACGGTGCACTTCATGGTCCCGCTGGCTCTGACCATCCTGCCGGCGCCGAAGAACCACAAGAACGGCAACGAAGGTATTCGCGCCTTCCTCGGCAAAGCCATGTCCCTGACCGGTGGTACCGATGGCGGTGCCCGCTCGATCCTGATCCTGACCCTGATCGGCGCCATCGGCGGCACCTACTTCGTAAGCAAGGTGCAACTCGGTGAATCAGAGCCGGGCTCGCCGCTGCTCCACCTTAGTCACGACTTCAACGTGTCGACCAAGGCCATCAACACGCGCTTCCCGGGCTCCGAGGAGCTGCATGTCGCGGCGCGGACCGACGAAAAAGGCGGCATCAAGCGACCCGAAGTGATGGCGGCCATCGAACGCTTCCAGGCGCACATGCTGTCCGATCCGACACTGGGCGGTACCAAGGCCATGCCGGGCGTGCTGCGCGTGGTCAACAAGCTGACCCACAACGACGACCCGCGCTGGATGCAACTGCCCGATACGGCCGACGAAATCGGCGGCCTGATGTTCGCCTACATGGCTTCCAGCCCGATCCCCGGTGCCTTGAAGGAATTCGTCACCTCCGACGAAAACGAAGCCAACATGGTCTTCTACTACAAGGACCACCAGGCGGAAACGATCAACCGCATCGTCGCGCTGGCCGAGGAAGGCATTAAGAAGATCGAGGCCGAAGTGCCCGGCCTGCACATCGAACTGGGGGGCGGCATCATCGGCGTCACGGCGGCTGGCAACCAGGCGCTGCATACCGACCACATGATCATCATCCCGGCCGTCATGCTGCTCGCCTTCTTCATCGTCATGATCTACTACAGCTCGCTGCACGCCGGCTGGCTGATGGTCCTGCCGATGCTGTTCTCGACCCTGATGACTTACGCCTACATGGGCGCGCTCAACATCGGGATCAGCGTCAATACGGTGCCGGTCATTGCTGTCGGTGTCGGTGTCGGCATCGACTACGCCGTGTATTTCATGGACCGCATCCGCGAAGAATATGCCGTGATGCGTGACATGAAAAAGGCCGTCATCACCGCCGTCGCCACCACCGGCTACGCCGTCAGTTTTACGGCGGTGACGCTGATTGCCGGCGTCGTCATGTGGATCTTCATGTCCGATCTGCGCTTCCAGTCAGATGCCGCGATCCTTCTTTCTTTCATGCTCATCGTCAACGCGATCGCCGCCGTACTGATCGTGCCGTCATGGTGCGTCGTCTTCAAACCGAAGTTTGTGACGGCAGTGCATTACGACGAAGACGGTGTTCTGGAAAACGACTAA
- a CDS encoding DUF1302 family protein produces METKLNTGRRLTLIAAALSASFATQAWGDDLPSMGEESSPWQIDVTYENHTAHREHAGLAKFRNTMQAEFDKKAGNGWGIHGILRGSWDGVYRMNSGEYGKDAGGPIMLESVGGSGSVAHGFGDVQLFGGSTAQILANNPNAGMRVLGDRWHNAEGGVTFGVPVRPCDVDSRGCRDFGGYGDQGISELEAPEFNKRLDFVRELYVKKTFNLAEGKDLFLKLGKQQVVWGRTDLFRVLDVINPVDYSRNNIYDELSDIRIPMWIAQAEYRMGASDMMQDRNFQLVWNFDQFRANNLGQCGSPNVILDAGCFFRGMANLWDNGGTVSNFAGGVLATNFGPGQIGIRNVHLPEWSLANTQLGGKFEGVTANGLSFSLNALHYRSQLPSLHAFGNTTATVNPATGVSETSKKLIAFDMHFPRVNLLGGSMDFQLPAIGAAVRMEGAMTWGEEFANSTRDELYSKNKVFRSVIGIDRPTFIPFISETSATLISAQLFYQHIFNHELRDAPLGKIGMVDWEDNFIATLLIKGFLKNGTVSPQVIFAHDFQAQATAMAPQVEWNVTNDLKVTIGANYKLAEGRGRWKFDDCRTCAPFVQFAAPGQAVGENYGLGGMEPLGRFRAGPIGAAYKENDIFVRLNYKF; encoded by the coding sequence ATGGAGACAAAACTGAATACTGGAAGGCGCCTGACGCTCATCGCGGCAGCGCTCTCCGCCTCTTTCGCGACACAGGCGTGGGGTGATGACCTTCCGTCCATGGGCGAGGAGTCTTCGCCCTGGCAGATCGATGTGACTTACGAGAACCATACGGCACATCGTGAGCATGCTGGCCTGGCCAAGTTCCGCAACACCATGCAGGCCGAGTTCGACAAAAAGGCCGGCAATGGCTGGGGTATCCACGGCATCCTGCGTGGTAGCTGGGACGGCGTTTATCGCATGAACAGCGGTGAGTATGGCAAGGACGCGGGTGGTCCAATCATGCTGGAAAGTGTGGGCGGGAGCGGCAGTGTTGCGCACGGCTTCGGTGACGTTCAATTATTCGGCGGTAGTACAGCCCAAATTCTGGCCAATAATCCAAACGCTGGAATGCGCGTGCTTGGTGATCGTTGGCATAACGCAGAAGGCGGGGTTACTTTTGGTGTGCCAGTCCGTCCCTGTGATGTCGATAGTCGCGGATGTCGTGATTTCGGTGGATACGGCGATCAGGGAATTTCGGAACTCGAGGCTCCGGAATTCAATAAGCGACTCGATTTCGTCCGCGAGTTGTATGTCAAGAAAACCTTCAATCTGGCCGAGGGCAAGGATCTTTTCCTGAAGCTTGGTAAGCAACAGGTTGTTTGGGGACGTACGGACCTCTTCCGTGTTCTCGATGTGATCAATCCGGTCGACTATTCGCGCAACAACATCTACGACGAGCTGTCCGATATTCGCATCCCAATGTGGATTGCCCAGGCGGAATACCGCATGGGGGCTAGCGACATGATGCAGGACCGCAACTTCCAGCTGGTTTGGAACTTCGATCAGTTTCGTGCCAACAATCTCGGCCAGTGCGGGTCACCAAACGTGATTCTGGACGCTGGTTGCTTCTTCCGTGGTATGGCCAACCTTTGGGACAACGGTGGCACCGTTTCGAATTTTGCTGGTGGAGTTTTGGCAACTAATTTTGGCCCTGGCCAGATTGGTATCCGTAACGTTCACCTTCCTGAGTGGTCATTGGCCAACACTCAACTTGGCGGGAAGTTTGAGGGTGTTACGGCAAATGGCCTCTCGTTCTCTCTCAATGCCTTGCACTATCGTTCCCAGCTGCCCAGCCTGCATGCCTTCGGTAACACAACGGCGACAGTAAACCCGGCAACCGGGGTGTCGGAAACTTCGAAGAAGCTGATCGCTTTCGATATGCATTTCCCGCGTGTCAATTTGCTCGGCGGTTCGATGGACTTCCAGTTGCCAGCTATTGGCGCTGCGGTTCGGATGGAAGGTGCCATGACTTGGGGTGAGGAGTTCGCCAACTCTACGCGTGATGAGTTGTATTCCAAGAACAAGGTGTTCCGGAGTGTGATCGGGATTGATCGTCCTACCTTCATTCCTTTCATCAGCGAAACATCGGCAACGTTGATTTCAGCCCAGTTGTTCTATCAGCATATTTTCAATCACGAACTTCGGGACGCGCCGCTGGGCAAAATCGGCATGGTGGACTGGGAGGATAACTTTATTGCCACCCTGCTCATCAAGGGTTTCCTGAAAAATGGAACGGTCAGCCCGCAAGTCATCTTTGCCCATGATTTCCAGGCACAAGCGACAGCCATGGCGCCGCAGGTCGAGTGGAATGTTACGAACGATCTCAAGGTGACCATCGGTGCCAACTACAAGCTGGCGGAAGGGCGTGGGCGCTGGAAGTTCGATGACTGCCGTACTTGTGCTCCGTTTGTTCAATTTGCGGCACCTGGCCAAGCAGTTGGTGAGAACTACGGCCTCGGCGGCATGGAACCCCTCGGCCGCTTCCGCGCTGGCCCGATTGGTGCCGCGTACAAGGAAAACGACATTTTTGTTCGCCTGAACTACAAGTTCTAA